In Aureibacillus halotolerans, one genomic interval encodes:
- a CDS encoding ribbon-helix-helix protein, CopG family — protein MSKKRISATVSEDFDSKLNERAQKLGVSKSALVSFALGVYMSQLDILEKNGTSEKDLYDMIRFNYEEMSR, from the coding sequence ATGAGTAAAAAACGCATCTCGGCGACAGTTTCAGAGGATTTTGATTCCAAACTGAATGAGCGGGCCCAAAAGCTTGGGGTTAGCAAAAGCGCGCTTGTCTCCTTCGCCCTTGGCGTCTACATGTCTCAGCTTGATATTCTTGAAAAGAACGGAACCTCTGAAAAAGACCTTTATGATATGATTCGCTTTAATTACGAAGAAATGAGCCGCTAG
- a CDS encoding VOC family protein, which yields MEQKGLGTNVVTQIGILVNDIETTANAYAKLFQMDVPKISWTDPGEVAQTEYKGEASQARAKLAFFSMGQVQIELIEPDLTPSVWRDALNEQGEGVHHIAFAIDGMSEKIQLFQENGAPLLQRGEFTGGRYAYLDTVPEFKVLIELLENDGQKSDKKVR from the coding sequence ATGGAACAGAAAGGGTTGGGAACCAATGTAGTGACGCAAATCGGTATTCTTGTCAACGATATTGAAACGACAGCGAATGCGTATGCGAAGCTTTTTCAAATGGATGTGCCTAAGATCTCTTGGACAGATCCTGGTGAGGTGGCGCAAACGGAATACAAAGGTGAAGCAAGTCAAGCGCGAGCAAAATTAGCATTCTTCTCTATGGGACAGGTGCAAATTGAATTAATTGAACCTGATTTGACACCAAGTGTGTGGAGAGATGCTTTGAATGAACAAGGTGAAGGTGTCCATCATATTGCTTTTGCCATTGATGGGATGAGTGAAAAAATACAGCTCTTTCAGGAAAATGGAGCTCCTTTGCTTCAGCGTGGGGAGTTTACAGGTGGTCGTTATGCCTATTTGGATACGGTACCGGAATTCAAGGTTTTGATTGAACTGTTAGAAAACGATGGGCAAAAGAGCGATAAAAAAGTGAGGTGA
- a CDS encoding carbohydrate ABC transporter permease — MKETSLGSRIFDFANILFMIILCCSTLYPFLYLLSMSLSPSTVSFAQIRIIPEALTLENYQQVLGYDYVIRGFINSLIRTILGTILMVAFTVAAAFVLAKKQFPHRRFWTMFIVMTMFFSGGLIPSYLLVKDLHLMNTVWALVLPGLVNAFQLIIARNFMMSLPEELEEAAKMDGANEIKILIKVIIPLSMPIIATLALWNAVGHWNQWFDSLIYMTDRDNDVLQVVMRRIVLQGNMEAMNGMMPQDSSNINPETLKAATVMVTTLPIICVYPFVQKYFVKGMMIGSVKG, encoded by the coding sequence ATGAAAGAGACTTCTTTGGGCAGTCGGATTTTCGACTTTGCAAACATCCTTTTTATGATTATACTGTGTTGTTCGACACTGTACCCGTTTTTGTATCTGTTGTCGATGTCGCTAAGCCCCTCGACTGTTTCATTTGCACAGATTCGCATCATTCCGGAAGCGCTTACTTTAGAAAACTACCAACAGGTGCTTGGGTATGACTATGTCATTCGAGGCTTTATCAATTCGCTTATCCGGACGATTTTAGGAACGATTTTAATGGTTGCTTTTACGGTAGCAGCAGCGTTTGTGCTTGCAAAAAAGCAATTTCCACACCGCCGTTTTTGGACTATGTTTATCGTAATGACAATGTTCTTCTCCGGAGGATTAATACCGTCCTACTTGCTTGTTAAAGACTTACATCTTATGAATACTGTATGGGCGCTAGTTCTGCCAGGGCTGGTGAATGCCTTTCAGCTCATTATTGCCAGAAATTTTATGATGTCGCTTCCTGAAGAGCTTGAGGAAGCAGCAAAAATGGATGGCGCCAACGAAATCAAAATTCTCATTAAAGTCATTATCCCTCTGTCGATGCCGATTATAGCGACTTTGGCGTTATGGAATGCCGTTGGTCACTGGAATCAGTGGTTTGACAGCTTGATTTATATGACAGATCGTGACAATGATGTGCTCCAGGTGGTGATGAGACGTATCGTTCTGCAAGGCAATATGGAAGCAATGAATGGCATGATGCCTCAGGATTCGAGTAATATCAATCCAGAAACGCTCAAAGCAGCTACCGTCATGGTCACGACATTACCTATCATTTGTGTGTATCCTTTTGTGCAGAAGTATTTCGTCAAAGGCATGATGATTGGCTCTGTTAAAGGCTGA
- a CDS encoding helix-turn-helix domain-containing protein, whose translation MKLVKKSKSVFYRLVFSFMILMLTATIFMGTASYMYYTRSFNEEIKRVQLQMISYVQTITNEHLIQNPLDLYLQLTMSSSKNNNLLLFLDEPLDGNHAHIQTIFNTLKEKRIGSSPMVDDIQVYYPSNELIISSTKGLKYVGSETASLSDFRWIQDPAIIESSSIQWHMNETNVSLIGTLPYIRSDEERAFVAIHLQKNVVSEWLETTFQETSGTMLIASPDGFIAMSSSLIESASYIRDHPMYVDHLKSTQTEGYFSMEIAGQEHQVAFSSLDLPGWKLFNFVPVEHFQQKSAAIQRTIFLLGIVTVIGGLIMSYIISGRLYGPLQRMLGRIRTLSISSEGSGASDEYREINQFIDTMSVKVEDLENTLNHNLPLMKSRLVEETLAGKIQHLEAWRERMEMLHQKEASGDWFVAVSFQLKQQTIQQMSVENQAFTTYRIKDYMEEKTPSGMHVFTSEHDQRIDAVVCSSIEQGDILHGWMNEVIAFAREQFRMNLAGAIGSWTTEVGKMKLSHAEALFYLGYAYFYPNQSVFTHNESTSLDTMLPATFFDEFSQALLKKQRKPLDKLMTRFFKRLTKPAASPSVLHQDIRDLLYTYYRTLKSIPLSTRDILPDHLMTTLVTHESVDEFIAVFNEVIELTLNYLEKKPEQAQNGTIEQVKKYCIDHLDQELSLHAVADIVHLSPRYVSRIFKQETELNFVDYVTNLRMQKAKQLLVESNSNVEQVANSVGYHNPAYFSKKFKEAFGVTPSKYRQTRGGEG comes from the coding sequence GTGAAATTAGTGAAAAAGTCAAAATCCGTTTTTTACCGCCTTGTTTTTTCATTTATGATTTTGATGCTGACGGCAACGATCTTTATGGGCACAGCTTCCTATATGTACTATACACGATCGTTCAACGAAGAAATCAAGCGCGTTCAGCTCCAAATGATTAGCTACGTGCAAACAATCACAAATGAGCATTTGATCCAAAATCCACTTGATCTTTATTTGCAATTGACGATGTCGTCAAGCAAAAACAACAATCTCTTGCTCTTTTTAGATGAACCACTTGATGGAAATCATGCGCACATTCAAACGATCTTCAACACACTAAAAGAAAAAAGAATCGGATCATCGCCTATGGTCGACGATATTCAAGTGTACTATCCTTCGAATGAGCTGATTATCTCAAGTACGAAGGGGCTGAAGTACGTTGGTTCAGAGACAGCTTCTCTATCGGACTTTCGATGGATACAGGATCCTGCTATCATCGAGAGTTCATCTATTCAATGGCACATGAACGAGACGAACGTTTCATTGATTGGGACGCTACCGTATATCAGGAGCGACGAAGAAAGAGCTTTTGTCGCCATTCATCTACAAAAGAATGTTGTCTCCGAATGGTTGGAGACTACTTTTCAAGAAACGTCTGGAACAATGCTTATCGCATCGCCGGATGGGTTTATTGCCATGTCTTCTTCTTTGATTGAAAGCGCTTCCTATATTCGCGATCATCCAATGTATGTGGATCATTTAAAAAGCACTCAGACTGAAGGGTATTTTAGTATGGAAATTGCGGGGCAAGAGCATCAAGTAGCGTTTTCCTCTCTTGATCTACCAGGATGGAAGCTATTTAACTTCGTTCCGGTAGAGCATTTTCAACAAAAATCAGCTGCTATTCAGCGAACGATTTTTTTGCTCGGCATCGTCACTGTGATCGGGGGACTCATCATGTCGTACATCATTTCAGGACGCTTGTATGGTCCCTTGCAGCGAATGCTTGGAAGAATTCGGACGCTGTCGATATCTAGTGAAGGATCAGGTGCTTCCGATGAGTATCGTGAAATTAATCAATTCATCGATACGATGTCTGTAAAAGTAGAAGATCTTGAAAACACGTTGAATCATAACTTACCATTAATGAAAAGTCGTTTGGTTGAGGAGACACTTGCTGGGAAAATACAGCATCTGGAGGCTTGGCGAGAACGTATGGAAATGCTTCACCAGAAAGAAGCTTCTGGGGATTGGTTTGTGGCAGTCTCTTTTCAGTTAAAACAACAAACGATTCAGCAAATGAGTGTTGAAAACCAAGCGTTTACGACGTATCGCATAAAGGATTATATGGAGGAGAAAACACCGTCTGGAATGCACGTTTTTACAAGTGAACATGATCAGCGCATTGACGCAGTCGTCTGTTCATCAATAGAGCAAGGAGACATATTGCACGGGTGGATGAATGAGGTGATTGCCTTCGCTAGAGAGCAATTTCGTATGAACCTAGCGGGGGCGATCGGATCGTGGACCACAGAAGTTGGCAAAATGAAGCTGAGTCATGCTGAAGCGCTTTTCTATTTGGGATATGCTTATTTTTATCCTAACCAAAGCGTTTTTACGCATAACGAATCTACATCTCTTGATACGATGCTGCCAGCCACTTTTTTTGACGAATTCTCGCAAGCACTTCTGAAGAAGCAGCGAAAGCCGCTCGATAAATTGATGACACGCTTTTTCAAAAGACTAACAAAGCCAGCCGCTTCACCGTCGGTATTGCATCAAGACATTCGTGATCTTTTGTATACGTATTATCGTACATTAAAGTCCATCCCTTTGAGCACACGCGACATTTTGCCTGATCATCTGATGACAACACTTGTCACTCATGAGTCAGTAGATGAGTTCATCGCTGTTTTTAATGAAGTGATTGAACTCACATTGAATTATTTGGAGAAGAAACCTGAACAAGCACAAAATGGCACTATAGAACAGGTGAAGAAGTATTGCATTGACCATTTAGATCAAGAGCTTTCTTTGCATGCAGTGGCAGACATTGTCCACCTGAGTCCAAGATATGTGAGCCGTATATTTAAGCAGGAAACAGAATTAAACTTTGTCGACTACGTCACCAATTTGCGCATGCAAAAAGCGAAGCAATTGTTGGTCGAAAGCAACTCCAACGTGGAGCAGGTGGCCAATAGCGTCGGTTACCACAACCCAGCTTACTTTTCTAAGAAGTTTAAAGAAGCCTTTGGCGTGACACCAAGCAAATACAGACAAACGAGAGGTGGGGAAGGATAA
- a CDS encoding 2-hydroxyacid dehydrogenase has product MTNTVYVTRKLPEEAVAELRASCKVRMWDKEEDVVPREVLEKEIATADGLLSMLTDPIDEDLLKSAQNLKAISQMAVGHNNIDIEAASARQIAVLTTPGVLTETTADLTFALLMAVARRIPEAERFLKKGDWTTWSPMLLTGADVYGATLGIIGLGRIGEAVAKRAKGFSMDVVYHSRSRKPEKEARLGLRYGSMDDVLAQSDYLVLMIPYSKETHHLIDADAIKKMKPSCFLINTARGDIVDEKALYDALVSGDLAGAGLDVFAQEPVPTSHPLLTLDNVVALPHIGSASVTTRRKMATMAAKQLVQTLHGERPPTLINAQALDEPC; this is encoded by the coding sequence ATGACAAACACCGTTTACGTAACGAGAAAGCTGCCAGAGGAAGCTGTAGCTGAGCTACGGGCTAGCTGTAAAGTGAGAATGTGGGACAAGGAAGAGGACGTTGTGCCTCGCGAGGTTCTTGAGAAGGAGATCGCAACGGCGGACGGTTTATTGTCCATGCTAACGGACCCAATTGACGAAGATCTATTAAAATCTGCCCAAAACCTGAAGGCCATCAGTCAAATGGCCGTGGGTCACAACAATATTGATATCGAAGCAGCATCAGCTCGACAGATTGCCGTACTCACGACACCAGGTGTTCTCACGGAGACAACAGCAGATTTAACGTTTGCCCTGTTGATGGCAGTGGCGCGCCGCATTCCAGAAGCAGAACGTTTTCTGAAAAAGGGGGATTGGACAACATGGTCGCCAATGCTTCTAACGGGAGCTGACGTTTATGGAGCGACGCTAGGCATTATCGGGTTAGGAAGGATTGGAGAAGCTGTCGCCAAACGGGCAAAGGGGTTTTCGATGGACGTGGTGTATCACAGTCGTTCACGTAAGCCAGAAAAGGAAGCACGCCTTGGTCTTCGCTATGGGTCAATGGACGATGTGCTCGCCCAATCCGATTACCTCGTTCTCATGATTCCTTATTCAAAAGAAACCCATCATCTCATCGATGCGGATGCGATCAAAAAAATGAAACCGTCCTGTTTTCTTATTAATACGGCGAGGGGAGACATTGTTGATGAAAAAGCACTTTATGATGCCCTCGTCAGCGGTGACCTTGCAGGAGCAGGACTTGATGTGTTTGCACAGGAGCCTGTTCCAACGTCTCACCCGCTCTTAACACTCGACAATGTGGTCGCTCTTCCTCATATCGGTAGCGCGTCGGTGACAACACGGAGAAAGATGGCGACAATGGCGGCGAAGCAGCTGGTCCAAACATTACATGGGGAACGCCCTCCAACACTTATAAATGCACAAGCACTGGATGAACCGTGCTAA
- a CDS encoding aldo/keto reductase, producing the protein MGLELNQNVATLHNGVNMPRVGFGVWKITDKEEMDKAITAALDAGYRSFDTAKAYSNEAMVGQALKESNVPREEVFLTTKLFNDDHGYESTLKAFDLSLQRLDTDYLDLYLIHWPGKDRYVETWKAFEQLYRDKRVRAIGVCNFHPHHLETLQKEADIVPMVNQVELHPLLSQEDVRAYCKQHDIQIESYSPLARGKLIDHATLADIGKKHGKTAAQVTLRWHYQHDLIAIPKSVTPERIRANADIFNFELSEDDMAAIDAINANDRQLKNPDEFLF; encoded by the coding sequence ATGGGACTGGAATTGAATCAGAATGTTGCAACGCTTCACAATGGAGTCAACATGCCGCGGGTAGGTTTTGGCGTTTGGAAGATTACTGATAAAGAAGAAATGGACAAGGCAATTACTGCCGCATTGGACGCAGGCTATCGGAGCTTTGACACAGCTAAGGCGTATTCAAACGAGGCGATGGTTGGACAAGCCTTAAAGGAAAGCAACGTCCCGCGTGAGGAGGTGTTTCTGACGACAAAGCTATTCAATGACGATCATGGCTATGAATCAACGTTGAAAGCATTTGACTTAAGTTTGCAACGTCTTGACACTGATTACCTTGATTTGTACCTGATTCATTGGCCGGGAAAAGACCGTTATGTAGAGACTTGGAAGGCCTTTGAGCAACTTTACAGAGATAAGCGTGTACGCGCTATTGGTGTGTGTAACTTTCATCCGCATCATTTGGAAACGTTGCAAAAGGAAGCCGACATCGTTCCAATGGTCAATCAAGTGGAACTCCATCCGTTGCTTTCGCAGGAAGACGTTCGCGCGTATTGTAAACAGCACGACATCCAGATCGAGTCCTATAGCCCGTTAGCCAGAGGCAAGCTGATCGATCATGCCACCCTTGCTGACATTGGGAAGAAACATGGAAAAACAGCGGCACAGGTCACGCTTCGCTGGCATTATCAGCATGACCTCATTGCCATTCCTAAATCAGTCACACCAGAGCGCATCCGGGCAAATGCTGATATTTTTAATTTCGAGCTTTCTGAAGACGATATGGCGGCGATTGACGCGATCAATGCGAATGATCGCCAACTGAAAAATCCAGATGAATTTTTATTCTAG
- a CDS encoding ABC transporter permease, whose translation MNVSEQEQSLLYRTWKKSFLYPYWKNKYLTILLLPTLLFFALFHYGPLYGLQIAFKEYNFFDGIWGSAWVGMQHFERLFEMQSFWEVFRNTIIISFYKFLFGFPAPIIFALLLNELRHAIFKRVVQTISYFPHFVSWVILAGIFTVFLSPSMGPINIVLKAIGLDPIYFLADTSWFRTVLVSTEVWKDLGWGTIIYLAALSGVNTELYEVAKVDGANRFQRVWHVTLPALVPVITIMMVLSIGKLINDDFDQVFNLYNPAVYSVGDVLSTYTYRQGLVEMQYSFATAVGLFKNLIALVMVLSANWVANRLNNYGLW comes from the coding sequence GTGAATGTTTCTGAACAAGAGCAAAGCTTACTCTATCGGACGTGGAAAAAGTCCTTTCTATACCCTTATTGGAAAAACAAATACTTGACCATTTTGCTTTTGCCTACATTGCTTTTCTTTGCTTTATTTCATTACGGACCTCTCTATGGGTTACAAATTGCCTTTAAGGAATACAACTTTTTTGATGGCATTTGGGGGAGCGCTTGGGTCGGCATGCAGCATTTTGAACGCTTGTTTGAAATGCAAAGCTTCTGGGAGGTTTTTCGCAATACGATCATCATCAGCTTTTATAAATTTTTGTTTGGCTTTCCAGCACCGATTATTTTTGCGTTGCTTCTGAATGAACTGCGCCATGCGATTTTTAAGCGCGTCGTACAGACGATTTCTTATTTTCCACATTTTGTGTCATGGGTCATTTTGGCGGGGATATTCACAGTCTTCTTATCTCCGTCGATGGGGCCAATCAATATCGTATTAAAGGCGATTGGACTGGACCCTATTTACTTCCTGGCCGATACGTCGTGGTTTCGAACTGTGCTCGTTTCGACGGAGGTTTGGAAGGATTTAGGATGGGGGACGATTATTTACCTTGCTGCGTTGTCCGGTGTGAACACGGAGTTGTACGAGGTCGCGAAGGTAGACGGAGCCAATCGCTTCCAGCGTGTATGGCATGTCACGTTGCCAGCGCTCGTTCCCGTCATTACGATTATGATGGTATTGTCAATTGGCAAGTTGATTAATGATGATTTCGACCAAGTTTTTAACCTTTATAATCCTGCGGTCTATTCAGTAGGGGATGTACTGAGTACGTACACATACAGGCAAGGTTTGGTGGAAATGCAGTATAGTTTCGCGACAGCTGTCGGATTATTCAAAAATCTAATCGCTTTGGTCATGGTTCTAAGCGCCAACTGGGTGGCGAACCGTCTTAACAATTACGGGTTATGGTAG
- a CDS encoding DinB family protein — protein MNNKEILSQWQAHRTALTELLAKVDNEHTFYEPWDGAMSLGHLAVHIVETTDMFIETVKQGTFTHSTLEASFQSMDDVRKIVRDATEKTRGDIEALTEEQLSTVISSPIMERSGAAYVEGALQHEIHHKGQLFTYSRLVGITDLPFFVKK, from the coding sequence GTGAATAACAAAGAAATTCTTTCCCAATGGCAGGCTCATCGGACTGCATTAACAGAACTTCTTGCCAAAGTGGACAATGAGCATACGTTTTACGAACCATGGGACGGAGCTATGAGCCTCGGGCATTTAGCAGTTCATATTGTTGAAACAACGGACATGTTTATTGAAACGGTTAAGCAAGGGACGTTCACTCATTCGACTTTGGAAGCATCCTTTCAATCAATGGACGATGTCCGAAAAATCGTTCGTGATGCGACCGAAAAAACCCGTGGTGACATCGAGGCCTTGACCGAAGAGCAGCTGTCCACCGTGATCTCATCTCCAATCATGGAAAGATCCGGAGCTGCATATGTTGAAGGTGCGCTACAGCATGAAATTCACCATAAAGGACAGCTTTTCACGTATAGTCGCCTTGTAGGGATTACTGATCTGCCCTTCTTTGTGAAGAAATAA
- a CDS encoding extracellular solute-binding protein, producing the protein MKRKAFGWSSLFCAGMVLMASCSSQSGNTSEDNGEASAPGDVTAYEPDSSTTYEIDWMPYITEPIDQDGKMVTYYEDKFNVDFNMVNVDHANIQELLNLKFASGEIPDVMLDGVSSDTIQQLVKQGVLLSLDEEVLKETMPDLYSKATELNPNWLEFAKVDDKIYGLPEMRDVYKYRTTIVWRGDWLENVGINKTPETLEEFEEALYKFTFEDPDQNGEDDTYGISLSGIPAIFGAFGYLPGYGPHDWQDWFWQERDGEMVFGAIQPEAKEALALLNKWYEDGVLDPEFITGENTGGYWALSHAFINGKIGFTGHGQYYHWNDELKNGDIGANYDEIQKISQEVADSLVHGLPPKGPGGMNLFAPNMLSGKIVGFSRYLEEEPQKLGKIFEILNHTSGTTKENNIEAVMGIEGEMWEENEDGIRKMLPEWEDVMDTGAGKFNLELGVFDLYEIRGDWAVEHGYDKGTLRNALFKPLPSESTYREELTKIRDEAYISMITGDQPIDAFDQFVEQWMNAGGDILTKEANEWYATLEK; encoded by the coding sequence TTGAAAAGAAAAGCATTTGGATGGTCGAGTCTATTTTGTGCAGGAATGGTATTGATGGCCTCATGTTCAAGTCAGTCAGGCAACACTTCGGAAGATAACGGGGAAGCTTCGGCACCTGGTGATGTCACTGCTTATGAACCAGATTCGAGCACAACGTACGAAATTGACTGGATGCCGTATATTACAGAACCCATTGATCAGGATGGCAAAATGGTCACGTATTATGAAGACAAATTCAATGTCGACTTCAATATGGTCAACGTCGATCATGCCAATATTCAAGAGCTCTTAAACTTAAAATTTGCCTCTGGAGAAATTCCTGACGTCATGCTTGATGGGGTTAGCTCAGATACAATTCAACAGCTTGTCAAACAGGGAGTTCTCCTCTCGCTTGATGAGGAAGTCCTCAAAGAAACCATGCCAGATTTGTATTCAAAAGCGACCGAATTAAACCCCAATTGGCTTGAGTTTGCCAAGGTAGATGATAAAATTTACGGTCTTCCTGAAATGCGTGACGTGTATAAATACCGTACAACCATTGTTTGGCGAGGCGATTGGTTAGAAAATGTCGGTATTAACAAAACACCGGAAACGCTTGAAGAGTTTGAGGAAGCCCTCTATAAATTTACGTTTGAAGATCCAGACCAAAATGGGGAGGATGACACTTACGGCATATCGTTGAGCGGTATTCCTGCGATTTTCGGAGCGTTCGGTTACTTGCCAGGCTACGGACCACATGATTGGCAGGATTGGTTTTGGCAGGAGCGTGACGGAGAGATGGTCTTTGGAGCCATTCAGCCAGAAGCGAAGGAAGCCTTAGCATTGCTAAACAAGTGGTATGAGGATGGCGTGCTTGATCCGGAATTTATTACTGGAGAAAACACAGGCGGTTATTGGGCACTTTCACACGCCTTTATTAATGGGAAAATTGGTTTTACTGGACATGGGCAATACTATCATTGGAATGATGAGTTGAAAAACGGCGATATTGGGGCGAACTATGATGAGATTCAAAAGATCAGTCAGGAAGTTGCTGATTCCCTCGTACATGGGTTACCACCAAAAGGACCTGGTGGAATGAACTTATTCGCGCCAAACATGCTCTCTGGGAAAATCGTTGGCTTCAGCCGTTATCTTGAAGAAGAGCCGCAAAAGCTAGGAAAAATCTTTGAGATTTTAAACCATACATCAGGAACGACCAAGGAAAACAATATAGAGGCCGTTATGGGCATTGAAGGTGAAATGTGGGAAGAAAATGAGGATGGCATCCGTAAGATGTTACCAGAATGGGAAGATGTCATGGACACAGGAGCAGGGAAATTTAATCTTGAGCTCGGAGTGTTTGATTTGTACGAAATCCGCGGGGATTGGGCAGTAGAACACGGTTATGACAAGGGGACATTGCGTAATGCCTTGTTCAAACCTCTTCCATCAGAAAGCACTTATCGTGAAGAGCTGACAAAAATACGTGATGAAGCGTATATCTCAATGATAACTGGGGATCAACCGATTGATGCCTTTGATCAATTTGTCGAACAGTGGATGAATGCTGGGGGAGATATTCTCACGAAGGAAGCAAATGAGTGGTACGCTACATTAGAAAAATAA
- a CDS encoding CBS domain-containing protein yields the protein MNVAFFLLPKQEVAYVYSDFTIRQALEKMRFHRYTSIPVVDRDGAYQGTLGEGDLLWHIFDSKGTAEELGRMPLSDVKRYRHHDPILINANIEDLFSHASDQNFVPVVDDEGRFIGIIRRREIMNELTSQYKSKSSN from the coding sequence ATGAATGTGGCGTTCTTTTTATTACCGAAGCAAGAGGTAGCGTATGTATATAGTGATTTCACCATTCGTCAGGCGTTGGAAAAGATGCGTTTTCACCGGTACACCTCCATCCCTGTCGTTGATCGAGATGGCGCGTATCAAGGCACGCTTGGTGAGGGTGACTTGCTCTGGCACATCTTTGATTCCAAAGGGACGGCAGAAGAACTCGGACGCATGCCGTTAAGTGATGTCAAACGATACCGACATCATGATCCCATTTTAATCAATGCGAACATCGAAGATTTATTTTCCCATGCATCAGATCAAAACTTTGTGCCTGTGGTGGATGATGAAGGGCGTTTTATTGGCATCATTCGCCGCCGTGAAATTATGAATGAGTTGACTAGTCAGTATAAAAGCAAGTCCTCTAACTAA